The region NNNNNNNNNNNNNNNNNNNNNNNNNNNNNNNNNNNNNNNNNNNNNNNNNNNNNNNNNNNNNNNNNNNNNNNNNNNNNNNNNNNNNNNNNNNNNNNNNNNNNNNNNNNNNNNNNNNNNNNNNNNNNNNNNNNNNNNNNNNNNNNNNNNNNNNNNNNNNNNNNNNNNNNNNNNNNNNNNNNNNNNNNNNNtttttttttttttgagttttACGTGAACGGATGAAATATCGTTCGTTTTATGTGAAGTTATGTTCGAACATAAGTGAATTCTGATGCGTTTTCTTGGAAATGGTCTGCTTCGTTCAAATTAGCTTTGAAATGTATACCGGTACAGTTAGATGGTCGACTTCTATATTACAGTCCGTGGATGTTAATACAATGTCTGCTTTAGGGACTGCGATGCTCTAACCGGCCGGCTGTGTAGCCTGTCACTGGCTCATTGCACCAGCTGCCAGTTATGATGGAATCTTGTCTTAGTTTAATTCAAGCGATCATGCCCCACACGAGCAGACGCCGCCTCTCCACCATCAGGCAGTTGGACCCCAAGCAACGGATCCAGGTAGAACTGAGCATCCGTCCAATCAAAATGGCATCTCGAATCTCGTACAAATCGTTGCCCACCCTCCGGAATACGAGCGCGACTCGATAAATCCAACAGCTCGCCGCCCTAGCAGCAGCAGCCGGTATGCCTTTCGGTCGAGGCCAAGCCGAAGCAACGGGCAGACCAAGGCTACGGCCGTGGCGGTGCATGTGCATGGATGAAGCTGCTGCTACCGGTGGAAACAATCAATCAACGACAACGCAAATCAAACTTGAAGCAAAACGACCATGTGGCCAAAGAACATGGCTTGCGATGGACGGGGGTTTCGTAGAGAGAGCTGACTTCCCGACGATATGACGACTTTGTAAAACAACCGGTCATGCAGCCCACCCCACAACTACTAGAGGTACTACTATATACGTACATTAAAACTGTTTAACTATTTTCTTCTTATAGTAATCCTAATGATTAGTATTGCTGATATTTTCCATAACCACTTGTAGAGATGCAAGTGAAGAAAGTCGTCGTCACCGCAAGACCATCGCATGCGACAAAATCCAAGCAGAAGGCATCTTCTCAAAATGGAAGAGAGAATCCTCCGATCCCGGCGTGTGCAACAAACCCAGGCTAAAACGCATCTTCTAAACTTACCTCTAACCTCGGATCAGTTCATTCGCaaggaaaaaagaagaaggaagagtaACATCGGATCAGTTCACTCTTCACTATATATAGACGGTAGCTTGCACAAGCCATACATAcgcactagctagctagctgcacaGACGCCTCACAAGAGTACAAGAAAGACCCAACACTCGAACAGTACGTACGTAGCTGAGGCGCCATGGGGTCGGAGGCCTGCCATGAGAAGCCGCACGCCGTGATGATCCCGTACCCGGCGCAGGGCCATGTCACGcccatgatgaagatggccaagcTGCTCCACGCCCGGGGCTTCCACGTCACCTTCGTCAACACCGAGTTCAACCACCGCCGGCTGCTCCACTCGCGCGGGGCGGGGGCGCTTGACGGCGTCCCGGGCTTCCGCTTCGCCGCCATACCGGATGGGCTGCCGTCGTCCGACGCCGACGCCACGCAGGACGTTCCCGCGCTCTGCAACTCCACCATGACCACCTGCCTCCCCCACCTCCTGGCCCTTCTTGCCAAGCTCAACGACCAGGGTTCCGGGGTGCCGCCGGTCACCTGCCTTGTCGTCGACGGCGTCATGTCGTTCGGTTATAACGCTGCCAAGGAGATTGGCGTGCCCTGCGCGGCCTTGTGGACGGCCAGCGCGTGCGGGTTCATGGGCTACCGCCACTACCCGCAGCTCATCGAGTCGGGTTTCGTGCCTTTCAAAGGTATTACCATTCTACTACTGCTAGCTCCTACTAGATCGTACCTACGTGCATGCATAATTGCATGCTGTAACAAGTGTGGTTTCTTTGCATGCATGCAGATGAGGCTCAGCTCACAGACAAGGCGCACCTGGACACGGTGGTACAGGGCGTGCGCGGCATGTGCAACGGCATGAGGCTGCGGGACTTCCCGTCCTTCATGCGCACCACCGACCGCGGTGACATAATGCTCAACTTCTTCGTGCACGAGGGCGGGCGCCTGTCGCTCCCCACCGCCGTCATGATCAACACGTTCGACNNNNNNNNNNNNNNNNNNNNNNNNNNNNNNNNNNNNNNNNNNNNNNNNNNNNNNNNNNNNNNNNNNNNNNNNNNNNNNNNNNNNNNNNNNNNNNNNNNNNNNNNNNNNNNNNNNNNNNNNNNNNNNNNNNNNNNNNNNNNNNNNNNNNNNNNNNNNNNNNNNNNNNNNNNNNNNNNNNNNNNNNNNNNNNNNNNNNNNNNNNNNNNNNNNNNNNNNNNNNNNNNNNNNNNNNNNNNNNNNNNNNNNNNNNNNNNNNNNNNNNNNNNNNNNNNNNNNNNNNNNNNNNNNNNNNNNNNNNNNNNNNNNNNNNNNNNNNNNNNNNNNNNNNNNNNNNNNNNNNNNNNNNNNNNNNNNNNNNNNNNNNNNNNNNNNNNNNNNNNNNNNNNNNNNNNNNNNNNNNNNNNNNNNNNNNNNNNNNNNNNNNNNNNNNNNNNNNNNNNNNNNNNNNNNNNNNNNNNNNNNNNNNNNNNNNNNNNNNNNNNNNNNNNNNNNNNNNNNNNNNNNNNNNNNNNNNNNNNNNNNNNNNNNNNNNNNNNNNNNNNNNNNNNNNNNNNNNNNNNNNNNNNNNNNNNNNNNNNNNNNNNNNNNNNNNNNNNNNNNNNNNNNNNNNNNNNNNNNNNNNNNNNNNNNNNNNNNNNNNNNNNNNNNNNNNNNNNNNNNNNNNNNNNNNNNNNNNNNNNNNNNNNNNNNNAGCTGGAGCGGCCGGTCCTCGACGCCATGCGCGCCATCCTCCCGCCCCTCTACACCGTGGGGCCGCTGCTTCTCCACGCCCACCACGCCGTCCCCGACGGCACCTCGCTCGACGCCCTTGGCTCCAACCTCTGGAAGGAGCAGGACGGCCTCCTCGACTGGCTCGACGGCCACGGCGCCAACTCCGTGGTGTACGTGAACTACGGCAGCATCACTGTGATGACGAACGAGCAGCTCCTGGAGTTCGCGTGGGGGCTGGCCAACAGCGGCTACCCTTTCATATGGAACATCCGGCCGGACCTGGTCAAGGGCGACACGGCCGTGCTGCCGCCGGAGTTCATGGCCTCCATCGACGGCCGTGCCATGCTCACCACGTGGTGCTCGCAGGAGAAGGTCCTCGCGCACAAGGCCGTGGGGGTGTTCCTGACGCACTCCGGGTGGAACTCGACGCTGGAGAGCATCTCTAACGGCGTGCCGATGCTCAGCTGGCCCTTCTTCGCGGAGCAGCAGACCAACTGCAGGTACAAGTGCACGGAGTGGGGGAACGGGATGGAGATCGACGGCGAGGTGAagcgggaggtcctggcggcgatgATACGTGAGGCCATGGAAGGGGAGAAGGGGCTGGAGATGAGGAGGCGTGCGGCGGAGTGGAAGGAGAGTGCGGTTAGAGCCACGCTTCCTGGTGGATCCGCGGTGGCCAACCTGGACTCGGTGATCCGTGACGTGCTCCTCGCCAACTTCAACAACAAAAACTGAGTGAGGGCCCCGTGGTTGGGGGTGGAGGGGATTTCAGTGAACAAACAAGCCCAAACAGAATTATCCACATGCACGTTGGGGTCCAATGCCTATCCAAGAGCCGAGAGTCGAGATTTTTTTAAGACGCGGGCAACTTGTATTTTGTATGTTTATCCTCTTTATTATGGAACCAAAGTGTATTTTGGGTATTCTGTAGTTtaagttttttttgaaaaacttcCAATTTATTCATCTTcgatcatggtagtacaacgaacactagaaataataaaaaatacatccagatccgtaaaccacctagcgacgactacaagcactgaagcgagccgaaggcgcgccgctgtcatcacccctccctcgccggagccgggcaaaccttgttgtagtagacagtcgggaagtcgtcgtgttaAGACCCCATAGAACCAACGCACCAGTATAGCacccgccgccgatgaagagtgtagatcagaaggatccaacctgaaaacacTGAAATATAGATGAACGACGAACAAattcgagcaaatccaccaaagacagatccgccggagacacatctCCACACACCCACCGATTATGCTAGACGCATCACCGGTACGGGGGCTGGGCGGGGAGACCTTATTCCCTCTTCAGGGAGCCGCCCCCGCCTTGCCTTACCGAGtagaacacaaaccctaacaaaactcaaaaatacatgtaaaaacggagccctcccaccaGCAAGGGCAGAGATCCACTCCGTCTCCATGGCCCTATGGCCACCGGAGACGGGGCGGACCGGCGCCGGCACCGACGGGAGGCAAGAGAAACCCTAGCTTTTTGGGTCACGCTACGTGAGGTCTGTTTGTGCTGTTCGCATGGGGGTTGGCAGGTGGATTCCCTTTGTGGAGCTAAAGCGTATTTTACATGTTGATTCTGTTATGAAAGCAACTTGTATTACTATGGTGCCAAAGACCAGCATATATATATGTACTACAAGAGAATGCCAGAAGGCTAGAATACAAAAGGCCAAAGGCCACATAAATATAACTCAATATAACTCTAACCCCtccccccccctcaaactcatgatgGATTCACAACACTGAATTTGGAGAGGTGAAATCCATGTTGcgctctagtctgggccttcgtAAAGAAATCCGCTAGTTGTAACtcagaaggcacatactgaagagaaATAACATGATCCTGCACAGCAGCTCGCACAtaaaaagcatcaacaccaatatgcttggtaaaCTCATGCTTCACAGGGTCCCGCGCAATACTGATAGTACCTGTACTGTCGGACAAGAGGGTGGTAGGTGCATGaatagaaacaccaaaatcctccagtaaccatcgtaaccaagtcacctctgtcGTCAGAAGCGCCATAGCTCGCAACTCGGTCTCTCCACTCGAACGGGAAACTTCAGTCTGTTTCTTTGTCTTTCAGGCAATGAGaaaaccaccaagaaaaacacagtaagcagaaagtgaacgacgatatgaaggatcactagcccatgtagcatccgaataggcctggaGCTGTAATGAACTAGAATGGGGGAAAAGGAGACGATGAGaaatcgtgccacgaagatatcgtagaacacgaagaaggtgactATAGTGAACTAAAGTGGGAGCAGaacaaactgactcagaatatggaCAGGATAGGAGATATCACGACGAGTGACAAcaagatagacaagactcccaacaagatgacgataacgagTCGGATCAGACAGGGGCTCACCATCAAAAGCGCGAAGGTGAagattgagctccataggagtctcaatagtgcgctcatcactaagagccgcacgagcaagaagatcctggatatacttttatTGGGAAATAAAAAAGGCATCAAAGGTGGAGGAAACTTCAATCCCGAGAAAGTAacaaagaggaccaagatcagacataaggaactgctcactaagacgggccttgacaaaggcaatgtactcagaatcgtcgccagtgatgatgatgtcatcaacatatagaagaagaagAGTGCGGCCACGAGTAGAAAGGTGGACAAACAACGCTGAATCATGAGCactggacgaagaaccagctgcagTGACCACAGAGAAAAAACGCTCAAACCAAGCTCGGGGGGCCTGCTTAAGGtcatagagagagcgacgaagacgacaaaCCATACCATCAGGAACTAAATACCCNNNNNNNNNNNNNNNNNNNNNNNNNNNNNNNNNNNNNNNNNNNNNNNNNNNNNNNNNNNNNNNNNNNNNNNNNNNNNNNNNNNNNNNNNNNNNNNNNNNNNNNNNNNNNNNNNNNNNNNNNNNNNNNNNNNNNNNNNNNNNNNNNNNNNNNNNNNNNNNNNNNNNNNNNNNNNNNNNNNNNNNNNNNNNNNNNNNNNNNNNNNNNNNNNNNNNNNNNNNNNNNNNNNNNNNNNNNNNNNNNNNNNNNNNNNNNNNNNNNNNNNNNNNNNNNNNNNNNNNNNNNNNNNNNNNNNNNNNNNNNNNNNNNNNNNNNNNNNNNNNNNNNNNNNNNNNNNNNNNNNNNNNNNNNNNNNNNNNNNNNNNNNNNNNNNNNNNNNNNNNNNNNNNNNNNNNNNNNNNNNNNNNNNNNNNNNNNNNNNNNNNNNNNNNNNNNNNNNNNNNNNNNNNNNNNNNNNNNNNNNNNNNNNNNNNNNNNNNNNNNNNNNNNNNNNNNNNNNNNNNNNNNNNNNNNNNNNNNNNNNNNNNNNNNNNNNNNNNNNNNNNNNNNNNNNNNNNNNNNNNNNNNNNNNNNNNNNNNNNNNNNNNNNNNNNNNNNNNNNNNNNNNNNNNNNNNNNNNNNNNNNNNNNNNNNNNNNNNNNNNNNNNNNNNNNNNNNNNNNNNNNNNNNNNNNNNNNNNNNNNNNNNNNNNNNNNNNNNNNNNNNNNNNNNNNNNNNNNNNNNNNNNNNNNNNNNNNNNNNNNNNNNNNNNNNNNNNNNNNNNNNNNNNNNNNNNNNNNNNNNNNNNNNNNNNNNNNNNNNNNNNNNNNNNNNNNNNNNNNNNNNNNNNNNNNNNNNNNNNNNNNNNNNNNNNNNNNNNNNNNNNNNNNNNN is a window of Triticum dicoccoides isolate Atlit2015 ecotype Zavitan chromosome 2B, WEW_v2.0, whole genome shotgun sequence DNA encoding:
- the LOC119364000 gene encoding 7-deoxyloganetin glucosyltransferase-like, producing the protein MGSEACHEKPHAVMIPYPAQGHVTPMMKMAKLLHARGFHVTFVNTEFNHRRLLHSRGAGALDGVPGFRFAAIPDGLPSSDADATQDVPALCNSTMTTCLPHLLALLAKLNDQGSGVPPVTCLVVDGVMSFGYNAAKEIGVPCAALWTASACGFMGYRHYPQLIESGFVPFKDEAQLTDKAHLDTVVQGVRGMCNGMRLRDFPSFMRTTDRGDIMLNFFVHEGGRLSLPTAVMINTFDXLERPVLDAMRAILPPLYTVGPLLLHAHHAVPDGTSLDALGSNLWKEQDGLLDWLDGHGANSVVYVNYGSITVMTNEQLLEFAWGLANSGYPFIWNIRPDLVKGDTAVLPPEFMASIDGRAMLTTWCSQEKVLAHKAVGVFLTHSGWNSTLESISNGVPMLSWPFFAEQQTNCRYKCTEWGNGMEIDGEVKREVLAAMIREAMEGEKGLEMRRRAAEWKESAVRATLPGGSAVANLDSVIRDVLLANFNNKN